A stretch of the Geovibrio thiophilus genome encodes the following:
- the dnaN gene encoding DNA polymerase III subunit beta codes for MRFKVVRDDIFPFVQYANSYTSPKNLNTVLQNILIEAESDTVTLRSTNMQIGFSGSLKAAVEEIGSATVSGKKLMDILKELPEGAVVDFYHDGSKLNIKSGKSSFRLSTISPEMFPTMSEITPEYFIKVKSDTLQTLLKRTAFCISNDSSKIEYTGAHFSVYGHRLEISAADFQRIATSKAGFEEEFSDEFTINIPKKTIMELMKILDITEFVDVETDKKQVLFKVGDIVIYSKLIEKYIKSITKLFEVEYPIKAKINTKSFVEVVRRVSAITSEITHGVVLSFNNGNLSVNSLETEYGQGHETMDDIIYNGEDMDIIFNARHMLEIVSNIHSEYFSLEMQGRRSPAVILPEDESYKYLVVPISIDKF; via the coding sequence ATGAGGTTTAAAGTTGTCAGGGACGATATTTTCCCTTTCGTCCAGTATGCAAACAGCTACACCAGCCCGAAGAACCTGAATACGGTGCTTCAGAATATCCTAATCGAAGCTGAAAGCGATACGGTAACCCTTCGTTCAACAAACATGCAGATAGGTTTTTCAGGCTCGCTAAAGGCGGCGGTGGAAGAGATAGGCTCCGCCACCGTGTCAGGCAAAAAGCTGATGGACATTCTGAAGGAGCTTCCCGAAGGAGCAGTGGTGGATTTTTATCACGACGGCTCCAAGCTCAACATCAAATCGGGCAAGTCGAGCTTCCGTCTGTCTACCATAAGCCCTGAGATGTTCCCTACCATGTCTGAAATCACACCTGAGTACTTCATTAAGGTGAAGAGTGATACTTTGCAGACCCTCCTCAAGAGGACGGCATTCTGCATCTCTAACGACTCATCCAAGATCGAGTACACTGGAGCCCATTTCAGCGTTTACGGTCACAGGCTTGAAATATCCGCAGCGGATTTTCAGAGGATAGCCACCTCAAAAGCAGGTTTTGAAGAGGAATTTTCAGACGAGTTTACCATAAACATTCCCAAAAAGACCATTATGGAGCTGATGAAGATCCTTGATATTACCGAGTTTGTGGATGTTGAAACCGACAAGAAGCAGGTTCTCTTCAAAGTCGGTGATATAGTCATCTACTCCAAGCTGATAGAGAAATATATAAAAAGCATAACCAAGCTTTTCGAGGTTGAATACCCGATAAAGGCTAAGATAAACACGAAATCCTTTGTTGAAGTGGTCAGAAGGGTATCCGCGATTACCAGTGAGATAACTCACGGCGTGGTTCTTTCCTTCAACAACGGCAATCTTTCGGTAAACAGCCTTGAGACCGAGTACGGTCAGGGTCATGAGACCATGGACGACATAATCTACAACGGCGAGGACATGGACATCATCTTCAACGCCCGCCATATGCTTGAGATTGTTTCCAATATACATTCCGAGTATTTTTCCCTTGAGATGCAGGGGAGGCGAAGCCCGGCGGTTATCCTCCCTGAGGATGAATCTTACAAATATCTGGTGGTTCCCATTTCCATCGATAAGTTCTGA
- the gyrA gene encoding DNA gyrase subunit A: MMENKGIINLNIEDSLKDSYLDYAMSVIVGRALPDVRDGLKPVHRRTLFAMHEMGVYYNKAYKKSARIVGDVIGKYHPHGDSAVYDTLVRMAQDFSLRYPLVDGQGNFGSVDGDRAAAMRYTEVRLSRISDEFVSDLDKDTVDYTDNYDGSMQEPVVFPTRIPNLLVNGTSGIAVGMATNIPPHNLTEAVDALILMIDNPEYTEDDIFSVIKGPDFPTAGMILGREDIYKAYKTGRGSITIRAKTHIEETKTGKEMIVVDELPYQVNKALLIEKIAELVRDKIITGISDLRDESDRDGIRVVIELKREQMPDVLLNQLYKFTQMQTTFGMNMVAIVDGRPQTLTLLRILEAFLDHRIVVVTRRTAYLLDKAERRLHILEGLIRAVENIDEVIRLIKTSKDTPEAKLKLKEAFSFSDVQSQAILEMRLSKLTGLEIEKLQGEYEDTLKDIEYYKSILGNRAVMMGVIRDELTEVNDKYGDERRTEIVAAAGEFNMEDLIPDSETVVTITHNGYIKRTLLDNFVAQRRGGKGKSGAKSKGDDFAERMLVTTNHAKVFFFTNTGKIHFLKVYDIPESARDTKGRHLSNLLTFEKDENLASVVTLSEADNDKYLFMSTKHGVVKKTPVMDFKSGRSGMIALKLRDGDEIMAADVTTDNDSIFLATRNGKTIQFSSMDVRAMGRSATGVRGVSLEDADEVVSMEVLTGHPYILNVTECGYGKCSLVADYRLQTRGGKGVKLCKVSPKTGLVCGAKQVNEEDDVMLITKGGKIIRLSVKEIPVMGRDTQGVKLMSTDEDRIISFAIVKEDDAEVE; this comes from the coding sequence ATGATGGAAAATAAAGGCATTATCAATCTTAATATTGAAGACTCCCTTAAGGACAGTTACCTCGATTACGCCATGAGCGTTATTGTCGGGCGTGCGCTGCCTGATGTGCGGGACGGTCTGAAACCCGTTCACAGACGTACTCTTTTTGCCATGCACGAAATGGGCGTTTATTACAATAAGGCTTATAAAAAATCCGCCCGTATAGTCGGTGACGTTATAGGTAAGTATCACCCTCACGGCGACTCGGCAGTGTATGATACCCTTGTGCGTATGGCGCAGGATTTCTCCCTTCGCTACCCTCTTGTGGACGGTCAGGGTAACTTCGGCTCTGTGGACGGAGACCGCGCGGCGGCAATGAGGTACACAGAGGTAAGACTCTCCAGAATAAGCGATGAATTCGTAAGCGACCTTGACAAAGACACTGTGGATTACACGGACAACTATGACGGCTCCATGCAGGAACCTGTGGTTTTCCCCACGAGAATCCCCAATCTTCTTGTCAACGGCACAAGCGGCATCGCAGTGGGCATGGCTACCAACATACCGCCTCACAACCTCACAGAGGCAGTGGACGCCCTCATTCTCATGATAGACAATCCCGAATATACTGAGGATGATATATTCTCAGTGATTAAGGGACCCGACTTCCCTACCGCAGGAATGATCCTCGGCAGGGAAGACATCTATAAGGCATACAAAACGGGCAGAGGCTCCATAACCATCAGAGCCAAAACCCACATAGAAGAGACCAAAACCGGCAAGGAAATGATCGTTGTCGATGAGCTGCCTTATCAGGTAAACAAGGCTCTGCTGATTGAGAAAATAGCTGAGCTGGTGCGTGACAAGATTATTACGGGTATTTCCGATCTCCGTGACGAATCGGACAGAGACGGCATACGTGTTGTCATAGAGCTCAAGCGTGAGCAAATGCCCGATGTGCTGCTGAACCAGCTCTACAAGTTCACTCAGATGCAGACTACCTTCGGCATGAACATGGTTGCTATCGTGGACGGCAGACCCCAGACTCTTACCTTGCTGCGCATTCTTGAGGCTTTCCTTGATCACAGGATAGTTGTTGTCACCCGCAGAACCGCCTACCTCCTCGATAAGGCTGAGAGACGCCTGCACATTTTGGAAGGCCTTATAAGAGCAGTTGAAAACATTGATGAAGTGATCAGACTGATCAAAACATCGAAGGATACTCCCGAAGCCAAACTCAAACTGAAGGAAGCGTTCAGCTTCAGCGATGTTCAGAGTCAGGCTATTCTCGAAATGAGACTGAGCAAGCTCACAGGGCTTGAGATCGAAAAGCTTCAGGGCGAATACGAAGATACCCTGAAGGATATAGAATACTACAAAAGCATTCTTGGAAACAGAGCCGTCATGATGGGTGTTATCCGTGACGAACTCACTGAGGTTAATGACAAATACGGTGACGAAAGAAGAACCGAAATTGTCGCTGCCGCGGGCGAGTTTAATATGGAAGACCTCATCCCCGACAGTGAGACGGTGGTAACCATTACCCACAACGGTTACATAAAGCGTACGCTTCTTGACAACTTCGTGGCTCAGAGACGCGGCGGAAAAGGCAAAAGCGGCGCCAAAAGCAAAGGAGACGACTTCGCCGAAAGGATGCTCGTCACCACTAACCATGCTAAGGTGTTCTTCTTTACCAACACAGGTAAAATACACTTCCTCAAGGTGTACGATATACCCGAAAGCGCCAGAGATACCAAAGGCAGGCACCTCAGTAACCTTCTCACCTTTGAAAAGGACGAGAACCTTGCCTCAGTTGTCACTCTCAGCGAAGCGGATAACGATAAGTACCTCTTCATGTCCACCAAGCACGGTGTTGTCAAAAAGACTCCCGTTATGGACTTTAAGAGCGGCAGAAGCGGCATGATAGCACTTAAGCTCCGTGACGGTGACGAGATAATGGCAGCTGACGTTACGACTGATAATGACAGCATCTTCCTTGCCACCAGAAACGGCAAAACAATACAGTTCAGCTCAATGGACGTGAGAGCAATGGGCAGATCCGCAACAGGCGTAAGAGGTGTTTCCCTTGAAGACGCCGATGAAGTGGTTTCCATGGAAGTTCTCACCGGACACCCCTATATTCTTAACGTAACCGAGTGCGGCTACGGAAAATGCTCACTCGTTGCGGACTACAGACTCCAGACGAGAGGCGGAAAA
- the recF gene encoding DNA replication/repair protein RecF (All proteins in this family for which functions are known are DNA-binding proteins that assist the filamentation of RecA onto DNA for the initiation of recombination or recombinational repair.), whose amino-acid sequence MLIESIRLQNFRCHADSNYSFDKATFIEGENGSGKTSVVEAVYLLLNLKSFKEPSPKSVTGFGKEFLRIEAEYFSEDDSGSLIYFFDDVRTLKKNGVCVLDIPDYLTSNPVFCYSPDTSTILAKEQKIRRNFIDRLCFYRERAHIFDLRYFNRLVAQKTAELQKQRPDIDYIETVNEKLTEVCDKISLRRKSAAGMINSKLEAMYAGFGGEDEFFTLDYVTNTGDTEIMRKEASAGKCLYGVHRDRFYSRNTGRIYDKFSSYGQKKTFELLVLAAILLDVEEMLKTDIITLLDDFEAGLDEKRSAAFFSMFSGKRQVIMTGVKNRIFSDIRTIRL is encoded by the coding sequence ATGCTGATAGAGAGTATACGCTTACAGAATTTCAGATGCCATGCCGATTCAAACTACAGTTTTGACAAGGCAACTTTCATAGAGGGCGAAAACGGCTCCGGCAAAACAAGCGTTGTCGAAGCCGTTTATCTTCTCCTCAACCTCAAGAGCTTCAAAGAACCTTCTCCCAAAAGCGTTACCGGATTCGGCAAAGAATTTCTCCGTATCGAAGCCGAGTATTTTTCCGAAGACGATTCGGGCAGCCTGATTTATTTCTTTGACGACGTCAGAACGCTGAAGAAGAACGGTGTATGTGTACTGGATATTCCCGACTATCTCACCTCCAACCCTGTTTTCTGCTACTCTCCCGATACAAGCACAATTCTGGCGAAGGAGCAGAAGATAAGAAGAAACTTCATTGACCGTCTCTGTTTCTACAGGGAGAGGGCGCATATCTTTGATCTCAGGTACTTCAACAGGCTGGTCGCACAAAAAACCGCTGAGCTTCAGAAGCAGAGACCGGACATAGACTACATCGAAACCGTAAACGAGAAACTTACAGAAGTTTGTGATAAAATATCATTAAGACGAAAATCCGCAGCAGGAATGATAAACTCAAAGCTTGAAGCTATGTACGCAGGCTTCGGGGGCGAAGACGAATTTTTTACTCTGGACTATGTCACAAATACGGGCGACACTGAAATTATGCGGAAAGAGGCTTCGGCGGGTAAGTGTCTTTACGGTGTCCACAGGGACAGATTTTACAGCAGGAACACCGGAAGAATTTATGACAAGTTCTCATCCTACGGTCAGAAAAAAACATTTGAGCTTCTTGTTTTAGCGGCAATTTTATTAGATGTTGAAGAAATGCTCAAAACTGATATAATAACCCTTTTAGATGATTTTGAAGCAGGATTGGATGAAAAACGTTCGGCTGCCTTTTTCTCAATGTTCTCAGGCAAGAGGCAGGTCATTATGACAGGGGTAAAAAACCGTATATTCAGCGATATACGAACAATAAGGCTGTGA
- a CDS encoding 2Fe-2S iron-sulfur cluster-binding protein — translation MFLSKKHTVYVKNMDISFEVKSGKNLFTALEENGIKISSLCRGNGQCGKCKIRIETKNINKPTRLERRSLSELSISMGIRLACEYAVKSDIVIDTDELAKRANDDPCVLSVQTLAKLEEAADVYGADELPLMSGMAEPEQEHTEEEEHENSEEDENEFKSVLSGGMFHSQQDEPEYEEESAAEHEPGEEPAQEEEQEPVIVKYTEPEPEPEPEEEPEERDVDYSTDGLLLIQAPRGITYFHYSAGIGGISSKDFIETDRTIAELLRQGELKQFLDSSLRYSGYERAILILSEKHFEGENVFGLINYCSFTDNGLFCEVIQPAGSPKDILKFFRFLNQTSGRKMIIPLDALEKIYFFNSGTIMGMDASLRSDFLFEHIKTGGRNPVTKIADDLMSYEKKNADLPPDSISLSVLFKTAALLYSKGLLSRQFKLADKMSLVGDGLEGGHHIRLIAKFSGQSFKIDSGHEMLIPQAALDDLFVLRNFIHAAIKYAEKRCGKPDTVIFYSLFPVKELADSMITLEMVPKRYHEVIRTFSEDPTLFAINFFHKSTVLSYIESTLKMGEDISLEEDEIFEGIFEKVKSEFEGEG, via the coding sequence ATGTTCCTTTCAAAAAAACACACGGTTTATGTCAAGAACATGGATATAAGCTTTGAGGTCAAATCCGGCAAGAACCTTTTCACGGCGCTGGAGGAGAACGGAATAAAAATTTCGAGCCTTTGCCGCGGCAACGGTCAGTGCGGCAAATGCAAAATAAGGATAGAGACTAAAAATATCAACAAGCCCACACGTCTTGAACGGAGATCACTCTCCGAGCTCAGCATCAGCATGGGCATACGCCTTGCGTGCGAATATGCGGTGAAAAGCGATATAGTCATAGATACGGACGAACTTGCCAAAAGAGCGAATGACGATCCCTGCGTGCTCTCGGTGCAGACCCTTGCCAAGCTTGAGGAAGCCGCAGACGTGTACGGAGCTGACGAACTTCCGCTAATGTCCGGCATGGCAGAGCCTGAGCAGGAACACACGGAAGAAGAGGAGCACGAGAACTCCGAGGAGGACGAAAACGAGTTTAAGTCTGTCCTCTCAGGCGGAATGTTCCATTCTCAGCAGGATGAGCCGGAGTACGAGGAAGAATCCGCAGCAGAACATGAACCCGGGGAAGAACCAGCGCAGGAAGAGGAGCAGGAGCCTGTTATCGTGAAATACACGGAACCAGAGCCGGAGCCTGAACCTGAGGAGGAGCCGGAGGAAAGAGACGTGGACTACAGCACGGACGGTTTGCTTCTCATTCAGGCACCAAGAGGCATAACCTACTTCCACTATTCAGCGGGCATAGGCGGAATATCCTCAAAGGATTTCATAGAGACCGACAGAACCATAGCTGAACTTCTCCGTCAGGGCGAGCTGAAGCAGTTTCTTGACTCTAGCCTCCGCTACAGCGGTTATGAGAGAGCTATACTGATCCTCAGTGAGAAGCATTTCGAGGGCGAAAACGTCTTCGGGCTGATAAATTACTGCTCCTTCACCGACAACGGTCTTTTCTGCGAGGTCATACAGCCGGCGGGCTCACCGAAGGATATTCTGAAATTCTTCCGCTTCCTCAACCAGACATCCGGACGCAAAATGATAATACCCCTTGACGCATTAGAGAAAATTTACTTTTTCAACAGCGGAACCATAATGGGAATGGACGCATCCCTCAGGAGCGACTTTCTTTTTGAGCATATAAAGACAGGCGGCAGGAACCCTGTGACAAAAATCGCGGATGACCTCATGAGCTATGAGAAGAAGAACGCTGATCTTCCGCCGGATTCAATATCGCTCTCGGTGCTGTTTAAGACAGCGGCGCTGCTTTACAGCAAGGGGCTGCTCTCAAGGCAGTTCAAGCTGGCGGACAAGATGTCTCTCGTCGGTGACGGGCTTGAGGGCGGTCACCACATACGCCTCATAGCCAAGTTCAGCGGTCAGTCATTCAAAATTGACTCCGGTCACGAAATGCTTATCCCTCAGGCTGCCCTTGATGATCTTTTTGTTCTGCGGAACTTCATCCATGCCGCCATAAAATATGCGGAGAAACGGTGCGGCAAGCCGGACACGGTCATTTTCTACTCTCTCTTCCCCGTGAAGGAGCTGGCGGACAGTATGATAACACTTGAGATGGTTCCCAAAAGGTACCATGAGGTTATACGCACATTCTCTGAAGATCCCACACTGTTCGCGATCAATTTTTTCCACAAGTCCACGGTTCTTTCATACATTGAAAGCACACTTAAGATGGGTGAGGACATATCGCTGGAAGAGGACGAAATATTTGAAGGAATCTTTGAGAAGGTTAAGTCTGAATTTGAAGGCGAGGGATAA
- a CDS encoding response regulator: MKDIKILVVDDEEHTRLGYAEVLEMENFKVSTAEDAFKAIELLKQDKFDIVVTDLRMPEMDGLAFLERLKQIDKNTKAIMITAFGSFKTYKKASDSGVVIYLNKPVRAAELMEAVHAVVAMND, translated from the coding sequence ATGAAAGATATTAAGATTCTTGTCGTGGACGATGAGGAGCACACGAGGCTCGGCTATGCCGAAGTTCTTGAGATGGAAAACTTCAAGGTGAGCACGGCGGAAGACGCGTTTAAGGCGATAGAGCTTCTTAAACAGGACAAATTCGACATAGTTGTGACAGACCTTCGTATGCCGGAAATGGACGGTCTGGCGTTTCTTGAAAGGCTTAAGCAGATAGATAAGAATACCAAGGCGATTATGATAACCGCCTTCGGCTCATTCAAAACATATAAAAAAGCCAGCGACAGCGGAGTGGTTATCTACCTGAACAAGCCTGTGCGTGCGGCTGAGCTCATGGAAGCGGTGCACGCAGTGGTTGCTATGAACGACTGA
- the gyrB gene encoding DNA topoisomerase (ATP-hydrolyzing) subunit B produces the protein MQNNYSEDSIKVLEGLEAVRQRPGMYIGSVGARGLHHLVYEVVDNSIDEAMAGYCDIITVTLHVDGSVTVEDNGRGIPVGIHPKVGKPTVEVVMTTLHAGGKFDSGSYYASGGLHGVGVSVVNALSESLEITVRRDGGTFYQKYEMGKPACEFARIGNSERSGTTITFRPDIKIFETTEYSFDTLSRRLRELAYLNNGIRIKIIDERFDQEQEYHAEGGIVSYLKYLNKNKIMVLEEPMYFKGEYEGITAEVAITYNDTYNESIYSFVNNIHTEEGGTHESGFKSGYTKVFNSFITKQNLSKEKENLTGDDVREGMSAIISVRINEPVFEGQTKTKLGSSAAKTAVESILGSSLGDYFEENPAVIKKIYEKALQAFRAREAARKAKELTRRKNALEISTLPGKLADCQEKDPQHSELFIVEGDSAGGSAKQGRDRRHQAILPLKGKILNVEKARYDKLLSNNEIRTIITALGTGIGKDDFNVEKLRYHKIIIMTDADVDGAHISTLLLTFFFRHMKAIIERGYLYIASPPLYKVKKGKNERYIQNEEVMADFLLDLGLEDVEIENVEKHRYKELLLNLGKLNKMIIKYVKKGYTRELVKFMAMYPNLVAQNLGEKAFVEEFFGALQAKNLLSGYVNTEINYNEEFSRYNLKLETSTQSYKINTDLLGSPEFKELRRLGIYLKELGDAPHKVKLGEDVNTFTSLTDLLHFVEERGKKGLGIQRYKGLGEMNPEQLWETTVDPERRTLYKVTIEDAEAADELFSLLMGDVVLPRREFIETNALNVRNLDV, from the coding sequence ATGCAGAATAATTACAGTGAAGACAGTATTAAGGTTCTGGAAGGGCTGGAAGCGGTCAGACAGAGACCCGGTATGTACATCGGTTCTGTCGGTGCAAGGGGTCTTCATCACCTCGTTTACGAAGTTGTTGATAACTCCATCGATGAAGCCATGGCAGGCTACTGCGATATTATTACCGTCACACTGCACGTAGACGGCTCGGTCACGGTTGAGGATAACGGAAGGGGCATCCCCGTCGGTATACACCCCAAGGTCGGTAAGCCCACGGTTGAGGTTGTCATGACAACCCTCCACGCCGGAGGGAAGTTCGACTCCGGCTCATATTACGCCTCGGGCGGTCTGCACGGTGTCGGTGTTTCGGTTGTGAACGCGCTCAGTGAATCCCTTGAGATCACCGTAAGGCGTGACGGAGGCACCTTTTACCAGAAATATGAAATGGGTAAGCCTGCCTGCGAATTCGCTCGCATAGGAAATTCCGAAAGATCCGGAACCACGATAACCTTCAGACCGGATATTAAGATATTTGAAACAACGGAATATTCCTTTGATACGCTTTCAAGAAGGCTCAGGGAGCTTGCCTACCTGAACAACGGCATCAGAATCAAAATCATAGACGAACGCTTTGATCAGGAACAGGAATACCATGCTGAAGGCGGCATAGTCAGCTACCTTAAGTATCTGAATAAAAACAAGATAATGGTTCTTGAAGAACCTATGTACTTTAAAGGCGAGTACGAAGGGATAACTGCCGAAGTTGCGATTACTTATAACGATACTTATAACGAAAGCATATACTCCTTCGTAAACAACATTCACACTGAAGAGGGCGGAACCCATGAATCCGGCTTTAAATCCGGCTATACAAAGGTTTTCAACAGCTTCATAACCAAACAGAACCTCTCCAAGGAGAAGGAAAATCTCACCGGAGACGATGTCCGTGAGGGTATGAGCGCCATAATTTCAGTACGCATAAATGAGCCTGTCTTTGAAGGACAGACAAAAACCAAGCTCGGCTCATCCGCAGCTAAAACCGCTGTGGAATCAATACTCGGCAGCAGCCTTGGCGACTATTTTGAAGAAAACCCCGCGGTAATTAAAAAAATATACGAAAAAGCGCTTCAGGCTTTCCGTGCCCGTGAAGCAGCGAGAAAAGCTAAGGAACTCACCCGCCGTAAAAACGCTCTGGAAATTTCTACTCTTCCCGGCAAACTCGCTGATTGTCAGGAGAAAGACCCTCAGCACTCAGAGCTTTTCATAGTGGAAGGTGACTCTGCGGGCGGTTCAGCCAAACAGGGGCGTGACAGGCGGCATCAGGCTATTCTTCCCCTTAAAGGCAAGATACTCAACGTTGAGAAGGCTCGTTACGATAAGCTTCTCTCAAACAACGAGATACGAACAATAATCACAGCTCTTGGCACGGGGATCGGTAAAGATGATTTCAACGTCGAGAAGCTCCGTTATCACAAAATAATCATCATGACGGATGCCGATGTGGACGGCGCGCATATCTCAACCCTGCTGCTCACATTCTTCTTCCGCCACATGAAGGCAATCATCGAGCGCGGCTACCTCTACATCGCCAGCCCCCCGCTCTATAAAGTCAAAAAGGGCAAGAACGAGCGCTACATCCAGAACGAAGAGGTAATGGCGGATTTCCTGCTTGATCTCGGTCTTGAGGATGTGGAGATAGAAAATGTCGAGAAGCACAGGTACAAAGAACTGCTGCTCAACCTCGGTAAGCTGAACAAAATGATCATTAAATACGTTAAGAAGGGCTACACCAGAGAGCTTGTTAAGTTCATGGCAATGTATCCCAACCTTGTTGCGCAGAACCTCGGCGAGAAGGCTTTTGTTGAGGAGTTCTTCGGCGCTCTTCAGGCTAAAAACCTTCTCAGCGGCTATGTGAATACGGAAATAAACTATAACGAAGAATTCAGCAGATACAACCTCAAGCTTGAAACTTCCACTCAGAGCTATAAAATCAATACTGACCTTCTCGGCTCACCCGAATTTAAGGAGCTGAGAAGACTGGGTATTTATCTTAAGGAACTCGGGGACGCTCCCCATAAAGTTAAGCTGGGTGAGGATGTAAATACCTTTACCTCGCTGACAGATCTCCTCCATTTCGTTGAAGAGAGGGGTAAAAAAGGTCTGGGCATTCAGCGTTACAAAGGTCTTGGTGAAATGAACCCCGAACAGCTCTGGGAAACCACTGTAGATCCTGAAAGAAGAACCCTGTACAAGGTCACAATTGAAGACGCTGAGGCGGCGGATGAGCTTTTCAGCCTCCTTATGGGCGATGTGGTTCTTCCGCGGCGTGAGTTTATCGAAACAAACGCTCTCAACGTAAGAAATCTGGACGTTTAG
- the hfq gene encoding RNA chaperone Hfq, with product MSIYAQIEFVFMHNARNKNVPLMFIMRNKERFRGKIVDFDQYHFIIDDADIKILLSKRDIATVASAKTVVDIDFISKIYYHTHQGKHPRHTRPPMQDIFLNEVRKSKSPIISFLTNGVKIRGSLIGFDNYTILTSFEGRQQLLYKSAISTVFPLYQYGEIIKYDDER from the coding sequence ATGTCTATTTATGCCCAGATTGAATTTGTGTTCATGCACAATGCGAGGAATAAGAACGTTCCGTTGATGTTCATTATGCGCAACAAGGAACGGTTCAGGGGAAAGATTGTGGATTTCGATCAGTATCACTTCATTATAGACGATGCTGATATTAAGATTCTGCTCTCTAAGAGGGATATTGCGACGGTCGCTTCTGCGAAAACCGTTGTGGATATAGACTTCATCAGTAAAATTTATTACCACACGCATCAGGGCAAGCACCCGAGGCACACACGCCCGCCCATGCAGGATATTTTTCTGAACGAAGTGCGCAAATCCAAGTCTCCTATTATAAGCTTTCTGACCAACGGGGTTAAGATAAGAGGCTCTCTCATAGGGTTTGATAATTATACTATTCTCACATCCTTTGAAGGCAGGCAGCAGCTTCTTTACAAAAGCGCTATTTCAACTGTATTCCCCCTCTACCAGTACGGTGAGATAATAAAATACGATGACGAGAGATAA
- a CDS encoding bifunctional riboflavin kinase/FAD synthetase, which translates to MSYFDAMQVIRNIEGFFTEKPHAVVLGNFDGFHLGHKAITDRLCHISETKGLVPSVVTFQPHPMKFFGADLKLIMTEESKIKAFAEAGVESMFILEFSRKFADIDPEVFVREFLVKKFRAVVVIVGYDYRFGRARSGDYNLLVTLGSKYGFTAVRVPKVTCGGVTVSSTNIRNFLLEGDMEKAAEFLGRPFFIEGKVVDGNKVGRQLGYPTANIDFRNELIPKAGIYISMAVIGGVRHRSVTNIGRRPTFSFPDQMKVETHIFDFGRDIYGEDTEIELLKYIRPEEKFPDVETLIKAIDNDCVIAKKWFEDEGY; encoded by the coding sequence TTGTCATATTTTGACGCAATGCAGGTAATCCGAAACATTGAAGGCTTTTTTACCGAAAAACCCCATGCCGTTGTTCTGGGAAACTTTGACGGCTTTCATCTGGGGCATAAGGCAATAACAGACAGACTCTGTCATATTTCCGAAACCAAAGGGCTTGTTCCCTCCGTGGTAACCTTCCAGCCGCATCCGATGAAATTTTTCGGTGCCGATCTCAAGCTGATCATGACAGAGGAATCAAAGATAAAAGCGTTCGCCGAAGCCGGGGTGGAGAGCATGTTCATTCTGGAGTTCAGCCGCAAATTCGCGGACATTGACCCGGAAGTTTTTGTGAGAGAGTTTCTGGTAAAGAAATTCCGCGCGGTCGTCGTCATTGTCGGTTATGACTACCGCTTCGGCAGAGCAAGGAGCGGAGATTATAACCTGCTTGTCACCCTCGGCAGCAAATACGGCTTCACAGCCGTTCGTGTACCGAAGGTCACCTGCGGGGGCGTCACCGTTTCCAGCACGAATATCCGCAATTTTCTCCTTGAGGGAGATATGGAAAAAGCCGCCGAATTTCTCGGACGCCCGTTTTTTATCGAGGGAAAAGTCGTTGACGGAAACAAGGTGGGCAGACAATTGGGCTACCCGACGGCGAATATAGACTTCCGTAATGAACTGATCCCCAAGGCGGGAATCTATATCAGCATGGCGGTAATCGGCGGAGTGCGGCACAGGTCTGTCACAAACATAGGCAGAAGACCCACCTTCAGTTTTCCTGATCAGATGAAGGTGGAAACGCACATCTTCGATTTCGGCAGAGACATTTACGGGGAGGATACGGAAATTGAGCTGCTTAAATACATCCGTCCAGAAGAGAAATTCCCGGATGTGGAAACACTCATAAAAGCAATAGACAACGACTGCGTAATTGCGAAGAAATGGTTTGAGGACGAAGGGTACTGA